The nucleotide sequence CAGTGGCGGCGGCGGGGGTATCTGGCGCCGTGAGGGTCCGTGACGTTTCGCGGAGATAAAAGTCACTGATGTCGATGCCCTCGACAGCGATCGCCTCCACTTCCACAATACCGACCACGTTGACAGTCGCCGCCACCGCCGGGACCGACTCATTACTCAGCACCCAAACTGTGCCGCTATCATCCTGCACTTGATACAGTCCCCCCGTCAGTAGCGGTGCCTGCTGCACCACCGTGCCTTCGATATGCACCGTCTCGTTCGTTTGCTCAGCGGTCAGCGATTGAATGGCCACCGTCGGACGCACCAGTTGGGCGATGCCCGATGGCAGATGGACTCCGGCAGATTCGGGTTGCCCCGGCAGCGTCGCCGCTGAACTACAGCCCACCGCAACCCCAGCAGTGAGGCCGCCAATCCATCCTTGTAAGCGTCGGGTCAGTCGTGCCATTGAGAATCGTTTAGGATAAGGAGCCGCTAAATCTGAGAGACTGGACATGGTGGCAGAGTCGTGTGATCGCCGCCGTCCAGGCGCCATCATCACACCAGTCACTAAGGGTAAAGTTATCCCTCGTATCAGCCATTGCTCATTAGGGTAGCTTAGGAGATTCATGACGCAAATTTTGGATGGCAAAGCCTTAGCCAAAACAATTCAAGCCCAGTTGACTGCCAAGGTGCATGATTGGACGCCACAGGTAGGACGTCCCCCAGGCTTAGCCGTCATTATGGTGGGGGATAACCCGGCGAGTGCCGCTTACGTGCGGAATAAGGAGCGGGCCTGCGATCGCGTCGGCATTGCCTCCTTTGGCCAAAAATTACCCGGCGATACCCCCCAAGCGTATTTAGAAGGGCTGATTGCTGAGCTCAACGCCGATGAGCGCGTTGATGGAATTTTGCTCCAGCTTCCCGTTCCCCAGCACATTAACGACGTCACCCTGCTCAATACCATTGACCCCAATAAAGATGCCGATGGTCTGCACCCGGTCAACCTGGGTCGCTTGGTGCGCGGCGAGCCCGGCCTACGCAGTTGCACACCGCTGGGCGTGATGCAGCTACTGCACGCTAACGGCATTGACATTGCAGGCAAACAGGCGGTGGTCATTGGTCGCAGTATTTTGGTCGGCAAACCGATGGCCCTGATGCTGCTAGAAGCCAACGCCACCGTCACCGTGGCCCATTCTCGCACCCACAATTTGTCGGCGCTGACTCGCAGTGCTGATATTGTGGTGAGTGCGATCGGGCGATCGCATTTTCTCACCGCTGACCACATTCAAGCGGGCGCGATCGTGGTTGATGTCGGCATTAATCGCATTGAGACATCGGCAGGCCAGTATCGGCTCGTTGGAGATGTAGACTATGAAGCGGTTAGCCCCATCGCCTCGGCCATTACTCCAGTGCCCGGCGGCGTTGGGCCAATGACGGTAACCATGCTGCTGCACAATACTGTGCTGAGCTATTGCCAACGCATGCCGGCCCTCGCCCATGAGCGCGGCACGCTCTTGTCTTAACCGATACAGGTAAGTAGGGGAATGACTTCTTCGACCAAAATGACTTTTGACCTCAAAACGTATTTGCGCGATCGCCAACAGCGCGTCGAAGCCGCCCTTGATGCCTCGCTCTCCATCGGGTATCCCGAAACGGTTTACGAAGCGATGCGGTACTCCTTACTTGCTGGCGGCAAGCGGTTACGTCCTATTCTTTGCCTCGCCACCTGCGAACTGCTCGGGGGCACCGACGCCATGGCCATGCCCACCGCCTGCGCCCTGGAAATGATTCACACCATGTCCCTCATCCATGACGACCTACCCGCGATGGATAACGACGATTATCGTCGGGGCAAGCTGACGAACCACAAGGTCTATGGCGAAGATGTCGCCATTCTCGCGGGGGATGCCTTGCTGACCTATGCCTTTGAATTTGTCGCCACGCAAACTCAAGACGTCCCCGCCGATCACACGCTGCGGGTCATCGCTGATTTAGGCAAAGCCGTGGGGGCCGAAGGGCTTGTGGGCGGACAAATTGTCGATTTGGCCTCAGAAGGGTTAACCGACGTGAGTTTAGACACCCTCAACTACATTCACACCCATAAAACCGGCGCGCTGCTTCGGGTTTCCGTCACTTCAGGCGCAGTCTTGGCGGGAGCCGATGACGCTCAGGTCAGCACCCTCTCGCAATATGCCAATAACATTGGCCTCGCCTTTCAGATCATTGACGACATTCTCGACATCACCGCCACGTCCGAAGAACTCGGCAAATCAGCGGGGAAAGATTTGGCTGCCCAAAAAGCCACCTACCCCAGCATTTGGGGCCTGGAAGAATCCAAACAGCAGGCCCAGACGCTGGTGGCAACCGCCAAAGCTAGCGTGTTAGAGAGCTTTGGCTCAGCGGCCCAGCCTTTAGTGGCCCTTGCCGACTTTATTGTTGACCGGACTCATTGATATCCCGCTAGAAACCATGCACGACATTGGTGAAATTTTGCAGAATCGCGTCCTGATTGTGGCGCTGATCGCGTGTCTAATCGCACAATTGCTCAAGCTAGTCTTCGAGCTCATTGTGCATCGCAAAATTAACGTCCGGGTATTAGTCGAAACCGGGGGCATGCCCAGCTCTCACTCAGCATTGGTGACGGCGCTGGCTTGTGGCATTGGCGAAACAATGGGATGGGCCAGTCCGGCGTTTGCGGTGACAACCGTGTTTGCCGTCATTGTGATGTATGACGCCGCTGGGGTGCGACAAGCCGCTGGCAAGCAAGCCAGAATCTTGAACCAAATAATTGATGAACTCTTCCAAGAAACACCGGAGTTTCATGAGGAGCGCCTGAAAGAGCTACTGGGACACACCCCAGTGCAGGTCATCGTCGGCTCAATGTTGGGGTTTGTGGTCTCGTTGGTCGCGGCATCCAGTTTTCAATACTAGGGCCTGACAGCAGGGCACGATTGACTTCATGGGCAGCGAGGATGACCGCCGTGCAGTGTCAGAGTGCGCCTTTCATCGGCTGCTTTTCGACTGTTTGCAGCCCATGGACACCTTAGCCGTATCGAGAGATGCGACTGAAGGAGATCTCTAAAAACAAAAGACCCGGCTGTGGTGCATCACGCTGCGCTCATGCCCCCCTACGAGTAAAGACCTCTTTTCCAGAAACCTCCTCAGTCTTGCGATATGGTGAGACGTATCGTGTGGGCCAGTCGAAACTGCCCGGCAATCTTTGAGGTTAACCGGCACCGCCGCAGAGTTCTCCCCATTACCAGTCATCACCGATCGCCATGTGGCAGCAAGCTTGGGCCTATGCCCTCGACAACAGTGACAAGTTTGTGGCGGCACTGCAACAGCACTTGCTGTTGGTAGCAGTGCCGTTGACGATTGGGATTGTTTTCGGGCTGCCGCTGGGCTGGTGGAGTGCCCAGTCCAAAACGGTTTCCACAGTGGTGATTAACGGCTTCAACGCCTTGCGAGTGATTCCCAGTTTAGCGGTGCTGTTTTTGGCGATTCCGGTGTTGGGTCTCAGTTTCGCGTCAGCAGCGATCGCCCTCACCCTGCTGGCCATGCCGCCGATTCTGATCAGCACTGACGTGGCCTTCCGCACTATCGCCCCCGCCATTCAAGAAGCGGCAGTAGGCATGGGCATGAATCAGTCCCAAATTTTGCGCCAAATCGAGATTCCCCTGGCGTTGCCTGTGATGATCGCGGGCATCAAAACCGCCACGGTGGAGGTCATCGCCAGTGCCACGTTGGCGGCGTTTGTCGGTGCGGGAGGGCTGGGGGATTTTATCGTGTTGGGCTTTGCCGCCTATGATCCGGCGATCTTGCTCGTCGGGGCGGTGCCGGTGGCCTTGCTCGCGCTCATCGCAGAAATCAGCCTCAGTTGGCTGCAGCGATCGCTCCAGCGATGAGTCCACTTGCTGAACAGACGAGTCTACCGGATCCATCCTCAGCGATTTTTCCGTAAAATCGAGGCAGCTAGCGGACTGCTGCCATGACGCTGAAATCGACGATCGCTGCCTATCTGGATGACACCAACCGCGAGACGGGCGGTTGGGTGACGGGAGCGATCGCCCTGCTGACGGTAGCCGCTGGCGTGCTAGTGGTGCTCAGCACCTATGAAGTTTCCCCTGCCTGGCACCCGCTATTGCATCTGGCCAGCGGTGCTATTTTGCTCTTGTTCATCACAGAGTATGGCTTGCGGCTGTGGACTGCCGAGCGCTGGTGGCGCTATGTCTTTAGCGTGTACGGCTTGGTGGATCTTGTGGCGATCGTCTCCCTAGTGCCAGGAGTATTTAACCTGCCGGGACTCCAGTTATTGCGCTGGCTACGAGTGTTGCGGTTGGCTCGCCTGTTAAGCGATCGCGCCATTCTGGCCCGCATTACTGCTGCCGACACCCTTGCCGTGGTACGCATCATCTTTACCGTCATCGGCATCATCTTCGTCTATGCCGGCCTGATTTTTCAGGTTGAAGAACATTATCAACCGGAAACCTTCAGCACCTTTTTTGATGCGGCCTACTTTGCCGTGGTCACCATTACCACCGTGGGGTATGGCGACATCACCCCGGTTTCAGATGCGGGACGGCTGTGCACCATGTTGATGATTTTGACGGGCATCGCCCTGATCCCCACCCAGTTAGGCGACCTGATCCGGCGCATCATCAAGGTTTCCAATTCGGTAGAGCGGCCCTGCGATCGCTGTGGTGCGGTGCTGCATGATCCCGATGCGCTCTTTTGCAAACGCTGCGGCGCATCGCTGATGTTGCCCCCCTTGTTTCAGCAACTGTCAGATGACGAAGCTACCGCCTTAGCCTGGCCGCAGACCGGGCGCGAGGCGCCTCCAGAGGACTCCCTCATCACCGCTAGCTCAACCGATGCGACCACTGCCCCGCCCCCGCAAAATTCAGCGTGATAATCCGCAAAATTGCGGAGTGATTGGGACGCAGAGCGATACAATATGCCTTTTGCAGCGGCGTATGAGTGTACGGGCAGTGTCACCTCTAGATCTTCTCTGGGCCTTAATTGGGTTGGTGCTGACCATCGCCGCAACGTGGTCAGAAGCTTTTATTACCAACGCCCCTTGGGATTGGAGTGAAACCGGCATTCAGGTTTATTCCCTGGGCGTCAGTTTTCAAGTCGGGGCCGTTTTACTCACGGCCTGCGTCGGTGGCAAAAATGCGGCGACCCTGGCCCAGATTGCTTACATCACCCTGGGGCTCTTACTCTTTCAATTTTTTGGCTTGCCCATCTTCACCCAAGGCGGCGGCTTGGGCTACGTGCAAGAGCCGAGTTTTGGCTATTTGCTGGGATTTATTCCCGCGGCCTGGGTTTGTGGGTATCTGGCGTTTCGCGATCGCCCTAAACTGGAGTCATTGGCGTTCAGCAGTCTGTGCGGTTTGGGCGTGATTCACGGCTGTGGGTTGGCCTATCTAGCGATCGCCTCGCTGGGGGGCTGGTTACAGCAGGTGACCTTTCCCGCTTGGGAGGCAATTTTGGCTTACTCCTTGGCACCGCTGCCAGGACAGCTCATTATGGTATGTGCCGTCTCGGTGGCGGCTTATCTGCTGCGGCAACTCTTGTTTTATTGAGGCTTATGAACAAGCTTAAAAATCCGTATTTTTGGGTTGCGGCAATTATTGGCTTAGCGCTAGACCAACTCACCAAACTTTGGGTCGTCAATAATTTTGAGCTCACCATTCCCCCAGAGACGATTCCCCTCTGGCCGGGCGTCTTCCACCTGACCTATGTCACCAACACCGGGGCGGCCTTCAGCCTATTTAGTGAAAATGGCGACTGGTTGCGGTGGCTGTCGCTCCTCGTCAGTTTGGCGCTCATCGCGTTGGGCTTATTGGTGACCCTGGCCAATCGGTGGGAGCAGGTCGGCTACGGCTGCATTCTCAGCGGTGCAGTGGGCAACGGCATCGATCGCTTTCTGAACGGCGAAGTGGTGGACTTTTTTGATTTCCGCCTGATTCGGTTCCCGATTTTCAACGTGGCGGATGTTTGCATCAATATCGGCATCGCGTGCCTGATTATTGCGGCGTTTCGGGTGTCTCATGACGACACTTCGGGGGGGAACGGAGGCAAACCGGCCAAAAAGGGCGGTAAAAAGCTGAATTCTTAGGGCGCATCATCACTTCCTGCCAAAACCCTGGCGGAGCAAGCATTTTCGCGCTCGCACTCCCGAGACAGACGAGGGCCTGTCGTCTGTCTGCCGCCAGCCTTTGACGATTAAATGAGGACAGGCCCTAGGGACAGTCTGGCGATCGCCCCTATCGATACGGTGTCTCCGAGCGTCGGTCAGTAGAATATTCATCAGTTCTTTTTTGTGCGCGTATGAGTTCCTCGTCACCGCCACCTTCACCCCCGCCCCCGCCTCAGACCCTGCTGGGCAATGTGACCCAAGCCTTTAAGGCGGTGCAGCAAAAAATTGACTTTTCCAAAATTGCGCTGAAGTCGGGGGCGCGTCCCGCTCAGCTAGAGGTGTCCTATCAGGACAAGGTCGAAACCTTTCCGCTGCTGGGCGATCGCTACCTGCTGGGCCGCAGTTCCCAACAGAGCGACATCGTGGTCAATAGCCCCATCGTCAGCCAGATTCACACCTCGATCACCCGCGACCCTAATCGGCCCGGTCGGCCCTTTGTCATCAAGGATAAACAATCTACCAACGGCCTGTATCACGGCAAAAAGCGCCTCAATTATTGGGTGATGCAGCATGGCGATGTGTTAACCCTCGGCCCAGCAGATCTGGCCGACGGCGTCACGTTGCGCTACGTCGATCCGCCGCCCGCCTACATGCAAGGGCTGAAGTATGGGCTGTATGGGTTCACCGGCATCACGGCGATCGTGGGCTTTTGGATTGTGGCGCTGGAGTGGCCCAAAATTCCCATGCGGCCCTTTCCCGAGTCGGTGCAGGGGCCAGTGGTCATCTACGCCGAAGAAGGGGGCGAAGTCGTGCCCCTGCGGCCCGAACCGACCCAAGCCCACCAAGAAAATCGCCGCATCGCCGATTACGGCCCTTACTTGCCCAAAGCGGTGGTCGCCTCCGAAGACACCCGCTATTACTGGCATTTGGGCATTGATCCCCTCGGGATTACCCGTGCCCTGGTGACCAACATTCGCGGCGGCGAAATCCGCGAAGGCGGCAGCACCATTACTCAACAGCTGGCCCGCAGCGTCTATCGGGAATATGTGGGCACGGACGACTCCGCCGGACGCAAAGTGCGGGAAGCGGTGGTCGCGCTGAAGCTCGAAAGCTTTTACAGCAAGGATGATCTGCTGCTGTTTTACCTGAATCGGGTCTTCCTCGGCGGCAATTTATACGGCTTTGAAGACGCCGCCCAGTTTTACTTTGGCAAACCGGCTAAGGATCTAAATCTGTCGGAAGCGGCGACGTTAGTGGGCATTTTGCCCGCGCCCAATGCCTTTAACCCGGTGACGAATTATGAGGCCGCGGTGGCCTATCGCGATCGCGTCCTCGATCGCATGACGGCCCTCGGCATGGTGAGTGCCGAAGAAGCCCGCCGCGCCCGGCGATCGCGCATCGAAATTAGTCCCGACGCCCGAGAGGAACTGCAAAGTATCCGCGCTCCCTATTTCTACAGCTACATCTTTCGCGAGTTAGAAACGGTGCTGGGCAGCGGCCTGGCGCGGGAAGGCAACTTCATCGTCGAAGCCACGCTGGATCTGGACATGCAAGCCGATGCCGAAGCGGCCCTGCAAAGCCATATCACCACCACCGGCGCCGCGTTGAACTACAGCGAAGGGGCGATCGTCACCCTGGATAGCACCTCTGCTGCCATTCGCGCCTATGTCGGCGGCGTCGATTTCCAGTCCAGCCAGTTCGATCGCGCCTCCCAAGCACTGCGCCAGCCCGGTTCCACCTTCAAAGTCTTTGCCTATGCCGCCGCGCTAGAGGATGACATTCCCCCCGGACAGACGTTTGACTGTAGCGGGCTAACCTGGAACGGCCAATTTTTCGACGGGTGCCGTTCTGGGGCTGGAGCCATGAACATGCATGACGGTCTGGCCCTTTCGGAAAACGTCATCGCCATGCGCATTGCCCAAGAGGTCGGCCTCAACTCGGTGATTCAAACCGCTCAACGCCTTGGCATCGACAGCGACCTAAACCCGGCACCAGGTCTAGTCTTGGGCGAAAGTGAAGTGACGCCGCTAGAGCTGACCGGGGCGTTTGGGGCGATCGCCAACGACGGCGTGTGGAATCCGCCCCACGGCATCCGGCGCGTGCTCGACAGCAGCGACTGCGCCGACCCCAACGACGCCAATAGCTGCCGCGTCATCTACGAATTTGGTCAAACGGGCGACACGAACCAACAGGCCATCTCGCCAGCGATCGCCCAAACCCTCACCGGGCTCATGCAAGGCGTCATCCAAGGCGGCACCGGACGCAGCGCCTTTATCGGCCTAGGCGAAGCAGGCAAAACGGGCACCACCAACGACAACCGCGATCTGTGGTTTGTCGGCTACGTGCCCAATCGCGATCTGGTCACTGGCGTGTGGCTGGGCAATGACGACAACACACCCACCAACGGCAGCAGCGGCAATGCCGCCGAGCTGTGGGGCACTTACATGAGCGATGTCACTCGCTAGATGCTATCGATGACAGTAAATAAACCACAAGCAAACCAAAACCCACAATGCATGACTGATTACACCGAACTCGTCTACTTAATCACCCACATCAGGGTATTAGACTGACATATTTCCACCTATACATCCATATAGGGAAGTTATGTAACATGCGTCAGTCAATCAATAGTTATGCCTCTTAGATCTTGGTGAGGATGCACCCAAAAGTCCGCTAGCTAGGAGTTAGCATTAGTCAGTAGCGGTTTTGCGGGAGAAGCTAATTATGGCTATTGGATCTGATTCTAGTTGGGACTTAGCAGTTGATAATCGTAGCGGACAACTGGCTCTTGTCGTTGAGATCAAACGCAAAACCGATGTGTCGCCAGAATGGGCCGCCAAGCTACGTCGAAATATCTTTGCACACGGAACTTTCCCGAAAGCTCCATATTTTTTGATGGTGTTTCCAGATAAATTTTACCTATGGTCTGATGCTGAGGCCTATCAGGATCAGGGCGAACCTACCTACACTATTAATGCCTCTCCAATTCTTCAGCCTTACTTTGAGAGAGCAGGAGTAACTGCTGACCAAATCAGTGGAGCTAGTTTAGAGCTTATTGTTATGTCTTGGCTTGGAGAAATAATTCATTCAGAACAGTTGCCTGAAAACCTTGATGCTTCTCAGCAATGGTTAATTGAGTCAGGACTTTATGCTGCCTTAGCTGGAGGAAAGCTTGAGCATGGGTTAGCTGCGTGAACATTTATGTTGAGACAAACTTCGTTCTAGAACTAACCTTTGAGCAAGAGCAATGTTCAAGTTGTGAACAGATTTTACAACTTTGTGAAGCAGGAAAAGCAAAGCTCATCCTTCCAGCTTATAGCCTTGCTGAACCTCATGAAAAACTGAGCCGTCAAGCACGAAGCCGTCGAGAACTGCAACAGTCGTTAGATGCTGAGTTGCGGCAGCTTTTACGAACAGCCCCTTATGCAAGCCGTATCAAGAGTATTCAGGATATTGCTAGCTTAATGATTCAAAGTAATGAGGAAGAAAGGCATCGTTTTGTTCAATGTCGCGATCGGCTCCTTAAAGTTGGAGAAATTGTTTCGCTCAATGCCAATATATTGAGTGAAGCAGCCTCTTATGAAACTACTTACGACTTAACACCACAAGATGCCCTTGTATATGCATCAGTTATTACTCATTTACGACAGGATTTACCAGGACAGGCTTGCTTCTTAAATCGAAACTCTAAAGATTTTGATAGTCCTGACATCATTGATGAACTTAGACAACTCAACTGTAAAATGATTGCACGGTTTGATCGTGGACACGGCTTTATTCAGTCACAGCTGCCATCTGAGCAGCCAGAGGCATAACCAATCTCTGTACAGGAACGCTACAAGCTACTTAGCTGGGTTATAAAGGTTTATTGCATCCAGTGAGCTTGGTCGTTAAAGGTTTTGGTTGGCACGCCTTCCACCTGTGACCATTTTTCAAGAATTGCTGGCGATCGCTACCATCAGCGCGTCACTCATCAAGAACTAGCAGCGATCGCCCCACTCATTAACCGTTTGAGCCACATTGGCTCCATGTCGGCACACAAGTATCGGCGACTCATCGACTTTGATGATTCAATACAAAGGTTATGGAATCAGCGGTGAGTCGATGCAGCCCACAATCAACCGTCCACAACCTAAGCCGAAAGTGCAACCGCGATCGCATCCCCTCCGCAAAAGGCTGCGGTTTTTAGCAATTGTGGGGGCGATCGCCGCCAACATTTGATCACCTCTCAGAAACTGACAGCGATCGTCTTCAAGCACTGCGGAGAAAAATACCTACTTTGATCGTCGATATGAGCTGAGCCTGTTCTTCAGAACGGACGCCGCGCACATTTTCGACTGACAGGAGGGCTAAAACCGCGATGCCGAAATCGACTGAGGCCACATTGAACGGTTCGCCCGCGATCGCCGATGCCCAGTTGCAACTCGCGATCGCCTATGCCGACCAACGAGATTTGGAATCGGCCAGACGACATGCCCAGCTCGCCGCCGCACAGGCAACGCCAGACTGGCCCAACCTCGAATCGCTCGGCGTCCTGCTGTTTCAGTTGAGTCGGTTTTCAGCCGCGCGTCGTCTGCTCACCCAGGCGGAACAAAATAGGCCGTTGGGCAGCGAAGCACTCAAAATGCTGGCAGCGCTGTACCGCCGCTCGGGTGAAACCGCCAAAGCGCGACACTGCATTGCGGCTTGGGTGCAGCTCGACGCGATCGCCGCCCCCAACCATCCCCATCCCGACCGCCCCAACATTCTGCGTCTGCGCTCGGTAGAAAAAAGCTACTTCGGCATCAAAACCAATCGGAAAACGGGCTTGCGGTACTGCTGGCTCAAAGGGGGCCACTTTTCTAGCAAAAATCTGATTGACCGGAGCCGCTGCAACCTCTATGTCGGCACGGTGTCCGGCCACAACCCCATCGGGCCGGAGGCGCTGCCGGGTGTTGACCTGATCGTCAATGGCGTCAGTTGCGCTGATTTGGACCCGATAGGGCTGAACCACGTCGAAGCCTGCCTGGCCAACTTCCCAGACGTGCCCGTGATTAACCCACCCAGCCAGGTGCGCCACACCACCCGCGCCGAAAACGCCCGCCGCCTGGGCGTCCTCCCCCACGTCATCCTGCCGCAGGCCGAGCTGTTCCGGCTCGAAGGGGCAGCAGCGGCGATCGCCACTCAAATAGAAGCAACCGGACTGAGCTACCCGATGATCGTGCGCCATCGCGGGACGCAGACGGGCAAAACGGTGGAAAAGGTTGACCACCGTCCAGCCCTGGTCGAGTGGCTAGCGGCCCAACCCCCAGGCACCGAGGTCTACGCCACCGCCTTTATCGATTGCCGCTGGCCAGACGGCTACTACCATAAGACCCGCGTGTTCTTCATTGACGGTGAGTTGTTTCCCGTTGCCAGCTTAGCCAGCGACACCTGGCAAATTCATTCGGGCGATCGCTATCGCATCATGTCGTCCACGCCCTCCACTCAGGCAGACGAGCAACGGTTCCTGAACGATCCCGCCGCGTACTTAGGCCCCAAAGCCTTCGATGCGCTCTACGCCATCTGCGACACCATTGGGCTGGATTTTTTCGGCATTGACTTCACCCTCGACGCTGAGGGCAACGTCATCGTGTTTGAGGCCAACGCCGCCATGCGCCACAACTTCGACCACGCGGAAAACTTCCCCTACACCCGCCCCCATTTAGAAAACGTCTCGGCAGCGTTTGCAGCCATGCTCGACCGGCGGCTCACCGCGAAAATGTCGCCTATCCCATAGCGTCTATGCGCCTGCCCCAGAGAGGCGATCGCGCCCCATCACCATCACGTCGGGCCACATCATGGCCACTCTCCCAAAGTTTTGACGTCACTATGCTGAGGAATGGGAATTTATTTTCGTGTGGACAGCCGTCTCGGCTGCCCAAGCTCAGGCAAGATATCTGCCCAGCAAAATTGGACTTTATCCAACCCTGTTTTCTGAATCCATGCAACCCTAAATCGATGACCCGATTACACCTGGCTCAATTTGTTGGACCAACAGGCCAACTCGCCACCGAGGCGACCCGCAAACTTGCAGCTGAACTGCTCACCGCGCTCAGGACTCCGCCGCATTGGCTAGTGTTGGTGACAGACCAGCAGCCCATTGATCTCGATGGGGTCATCAACCTGTTGACGGCAATGGGGCAGCCGCAGGCGATCGCTGACAGGGACTTGCCGCGCATTTCGACCACCAAGATCCAGGTGGATACGCAACAGGCAGCGCGTCCTGGCAAGGTGACCCGCTATAGCCGCACCCCCGATGCCCTGCCACTGCATACCGATTGCAGCAACAAGACCGTCCCCCCCAACCTGGTGGCATTTGCGATGGCACGCCCCGATCCCCAGGGCGGCGGCGAGAGCGTGATGTTGTCGGCGGCGGATTTGGTGCACGACCTGCCCGCAGACCTGGTCAGTCACTTGCGTCAGCCGATCTTTCCATTTACCGCCAAAAAGCGGTACCCAATTCTGCAGGGTGAGGGTGACGAGGTGCAGATTCGCTATTACCGACAACAGATCAACTCGGCGCTGAGCCAGCAGTGTACGTTGTCGGACGCTGCCCAGGCCGCGATCGATGAGTTGGAACGCTACTTGGCACTATCCCAGCGATCGGTGC is from Leptolyngbya iicbica LK and encodes:
- a CDS encoding tetratricopeptide repeat protein, which produces MPKSTEATLNGSPAIADAQLQLAIAYADQRDLESARRHAQLAAAQATPDWPNLESLGVLLFQLSRFSAARRLLTQAEQNRPLGSEALKMLAALYRRSGETAKARHCIAAWVQLDAIAAPNHPHPDRPNILRLRSVEKSYFGIKTNRKTGLRYCWLKGGHFSSKNLIDRSRCNLYVGTVSGHNPIGPEALPGVDLIVNGVSCADLDPIGLNHVEACLANFPDVPVINPPSQVRHTTRAENARRLGVLPHVILPQAELFRLEGAAAAIATQIEATGLSYPMIVRHRGTQTGKTVEKVDHRPALVEWLAAQPPGTEVYATAFIDCRWPDGYYHKTRVFFIDGELFPVASLASDTWQIHSGDRYRIMSSTPSTQADEQRFLNDPAAYLGPKAFDALYAICDTIGLDFFGIDFTLDAEGNVIVFEANAAMRHNFDHAENFPYTRPHLENVSAAFAAMLDRRLTAKMSPIP
- a CDS encoding TauD/TfdA family dioxygenase; translation: MTRLHLAQFVGPTGQLATEATRKLAAELLTALRTPPHWLVLVTDQQPIDLDGVINLLTAMGQPQAIADRDLPRISTTKIQVDTQQAARPGKVTRYSRTPDALPLHTDCSNKTVPPNLVAFAMARPDPQGGGESVMLSAADLVHDLPADLVSHLRQPIFPFTAKKRYPILQGEGDEVQIRYYRQQINSALSQQCTLSDAAQAAIDELERYLALSQRSVRFAMQAGEVVIMDNRRVLHGRSAMAANSPRLMHRFRLSVPALSTVEA